The genomic region GCAATGGCCTCCGGCAGGATCAACCGGAATGTGCCCCCAGAGTGGGGGCGGTGGGCGGGATGTCTCCCAAAGGGAGACAACACCATAATGTGTGGTCCCCGTCAGGGACCACGATCGTCTATTGCATGGGTCCGTAGATCGGTGAACACACAATCCGTCGATCGGATGGGTGTCACCGAACTACCAAGGCTAACGTCAGATCCCATCTGTACGGCGGACCGCAGGGGTGGAATCCTCATCTCTTGTCACCGGCCTTTCGTAGCCGGCGACGCGTTCACATCAATATCGAATGCACCGGGGATATAAAACGCCGTTGCATTAGATGCCGTTCGTGATATCTACGCAAGGGTACGGACCACACACATCTCCATCCTCACGACTCGTTCTGGTGCGCTACGTTCGACCGGAACTCCATCGGCGAGCTCAGCCAAGCGCTCGAAAAGATCGCGCGTGCGTGCGCGACCGCTCGCAAGAGGGTACTAACCGCACATGAGCAACGCGCTCAACAAGGAGAGGACGCGCGGCGGCGCTAGCATCGGAAAGACGACCGATCACCTCGATAGCTAATCGTCCGACACTTACCGAGCACTGTAAAATAGCTTTAACCCCAGAACCGTGGCGTCTATATCCGTATGAGCGCATCAGACCGACAGGAGCTCGACGGCGTGAAAGTGGGGGTGTTCGTCGCACAGGAGAGCACCAAGGAGGTCGAGTTCACTGAGCCGAAGGCGGCCATGTCGGACGCCGGAGCCGACGTCGACGTTCTCGGCGGCGACGCCGACGACGCCCGGACCGTGAACAACGATCTCGACGAATCCGACGCGTACGGCGTCGACAAAACGTTCTCGGAGGCGGCCGCGGACGAGTGCGACGGGCGGATCGTTCCCGGCGGGATCGTGGGTGCTGACACGCTTCGCGCCGACGAGGATGCCGTCGAGCTGCTAGAGCATCACCGCGCGGCCGACGGCGCGCTCGGATCCATCTGCCACGGCCCGTGGACGCTAGTCGAAGCCGGCGTCGTCGACGACAGCGTCGTGACGAGCCGCGACCCCGACGACCTGGACGCGTTCACAGACGCGATCGTCGACGAGTTCGCGGGGGCCACCGAACGATGACCGACATCGGATTCACCCTCTCGAGCGAGGAGCATCACCCGAACGATCTGGTCGAGTACGCGACGCGGGCCGAGGAGATCGGCTTCGATTTCCTCTCGATCTCGGATCACTTCCACCCGTGGGTGAGCGCGCAGGGGGAAGCGCCGTTCGTCTGGTCGACCCTCGGCGGCGTCGCCGCGGCGACCGACGAGATCGACGTCGGCGTGGGCGTCTCGGCGCCGATCGTGCGCGTCCACCCGGCGGTCTACGCGCAGGCGGCCGCGACGACGGCCGCGATGTTCGACGGCCGACAGTTCTTCGCCGGCGTCGGGACGGGCGAGGCGCTCAACGAACACGTTCTCGGCGACCACTGGCC from Natronoarchaeum mannanilyticum harbors:
- a CDS encoding DJ-1/PfpI family protein, whose protein sequence is MSASDRQELDGVKVGVFVAQESTKEVEFTEPKAAMSDAGADVDVLGGDADDARTVNNDLDESDAYGVDKTFSEAAADECDGRIVPGGIVGADTLRADEDAVELLEHHRAADGALGSICHGPWTLVEAGVVDDSVVTSRDPDDLDAFTDAIVDEFAGATER